From one Montipora capricornis isolate CH-2021 chromosome 10, ASM3666992v2, whole genome shotgun sequence genomic stretch:
- the LOC138020533 gene encoding tropomyosin-like, producing MAETLQKLLEKKRFLSSSSEETSLPIRTSKNRKKPRGSNFTLDTASNHEEDTNSVTTPEMSANLDAKLEVILLKLEKLDAIETSVKGLQDTLARMDDRIRALESVQATSNQDINDLKDSLSFTEDQQRKTTEGFDTYKEQINLKMTELSKKNAELDSNIKELENKNLYLEAYSRRENIKFENIQEETGHGAHQEDTEDVLRTFLETHLGYENARSVEMQRVHRLKVKKSGAIAEYPAHQMSYLKKVPTRSAVPKSINEKKSVKG from the coding sequence ATGGCTGAaactttacaaaaattattagaaaagaaaagatttttatcttcttcttcGGAGGAAACTTCACTTCCCATCCGAACGTCGAAGAACCGCAAGAAACCAAGAGGTTCTAATTTTACTTTAGACACGGCTTCAAACCACGAGGAAGATACAAACTCCGTAACAACACCAGAGATGTCTGCAAACCTTGATGCAAAACTGGAAGTGATCTTATTGAAGCTAGAGAAATTAGATGCGATTGAAACGTCTGTTAAAGGCCTGCAAGATACACTCGCTCGAATGGACGACCGAATTCGTGCCCTGGAAAGTGTTCAAGCGACGTCAAACCAAGATATAAACGACCTCAAGGACAGTTTAAGTTTCACCGAGGACCAACAAAGGAAAACTACCGAAGGCTTTGACACATATAAGGAGCAGATCAACCTTAAAATGACCGAACTTTCCAAGAAAAACGCCGAATTGGATAGCAATATCAAAGAactggaaaataaaaatctctACCTAGAAGCATATTCCAGGCGTGAGAACATTAAATTCGAGAACATCCAAGAAGAAACCGGACATGGCGCTCACCAAGAAGACACCGAAGATGTGCTTCGTACCTTCCTCGAAACACACCTCGGTTACGAAAACGCCAGATCGGTCGAGATGCAGCGTGTACACCGCCTAAAGGTAAAGAAATccggagcaattgcagaatatccggcccaccaaatgtcctacttaaaaaaggtgccaacgcggtccgcagtcccgaagtcgatcaatgaaaagaaaagtgttaaagggtAA